A genome region from Triticum aestivum cultivar Chinese Spring chromosome 2B, IWGSC CS RefSeq v2.1, whole genome shotgun sequence includes the following:
- the LOC123044932 gene encoding 40S ribosomal protein S12: MAEEAPAPVVAPAEAPTPVLGEPMDLMTALQLVMKKSSAHDGLVKGLREAAKSIEKHAAQLCVLAEDCDQPDYVKLVKALCAEHNVHLVTVPSAKTLGEWAGLCKIDSEGKARKVVGCSCVVVKDYGEESEGLNIVQEYVKSH, encoded by the exons ATGGC GGAAGAAGCCCCAGCACCAGTTGTTGCCCCAGCAGAGGCACCTACCCCGGTTCTTGGTGAGCCAATGGACTTGATGACTGCTCTACAGCTTGTCATGAAGAAGTCAAGTGCTCATGATGGCCTTGTGAAGGGGCTCCGTGAGGCTGCCAAGTCCATTGAGAAGCATGCTGCTCAGCTTTGTGTGCTGGCTGAGGATTGTGACCAGCCTGATTACGTGAAGCTCGTTAAGGCACTATGCGCTGAGCACAATGTTCACCTGGTTACTGTGCCAAGTGCTAAAACTCTTGGAGAGTGGGCAGGG CTTTGCAAGATTGACTCTGAGGGCAAGGCAAGGAAGGTTGTGGGCTGCTCTTGCGTTGTTGTGAAG GACTACGGTGAAGAATCCGAGGGCCTTAACATCGTGCAGGAGTACGTCAAGTCTCACTAG